TGTGTCCCTTCATCGACCTCGCCGAAATTATATACCTGCTTGTCGAATTTTATGGCGGGGCCTTCGACACGGTTTCCGCTGCATCCTGCCGTTACCAGGGCAATGATTGCCGTCAACACCATTGTAAAAAAACTGACTTTCCTCTTCATGATTTGTATCCTTTGTATTAATATCAATATCACAGGATAGTAAAGAAACTTAAAATAATCAAGCAGCTATTTCGTGCCGTTCGGAAAAACTCATTTGATCCCTTTCAGCAATTCCGCCGGATTCATATAAAAACCGATTCGCTGTACCCTGCTTAGTTTTTGCATAAGCGCCCAGTTCCATGCGGGATCGACCCCCGCGTCCTTTGCCATGGTGATCAACCTGCCGTTAAGTTCCCTGACCTCCGTCTGCTTGCCGAGCAGAATCGACTGAAGAAGGCTGTTGTACGACCTGTCCGCTTCATAGCGCGCCGAATCGTATTTTCCCGGCTTTTTCTGAAGCTGAATCATGAGATCCTGGGGATCGAGCAGCGGGAGTCTTCCCAGGGGCAGTCTGGTCTTTTCGAATGTTTTGATACCCTCATGAAGGACACGGACGGCGAGTTCCCTTCCTTCCCTGTAAGACAGAAAGTGCGAGAGGGTCGTATTGCACATCGCCACAGGCAGAAAGAGGAGTTGTGTAAGAAAAAAAGAGTTCGCGTATGGCTCGAACTCATCGACACACAACACCTTGATACCGAAATCCTTGAGCGGGGCAAAGAGTTTTTTCAGATGTTTCTTTTTTTCGACAATAAGACAAGAAGAAGAGGAACATAATTCGACATCGCCGGATTGAAGCTTTACCGAACAAAGCAGACTCAAACAGAATGAAATCGGGGTATTACCCGGCTTGAAATTGCTCAAGTCGAAGATATCACAATTGAAGAAAATGATTTCGCTTTTTTCATCTTCCATATATGGAAGAAGGTATTCCTTTGTGATTTCCCTTACCTGGTGCCGCTTTAACGTCACAAAAAGCATGTCCGCTTTCCGTTCTCCATCTTTGCAGATCCCCTCCACAACGAGCCACCTGTCCGGAAGGACGATCCGCAGATTATGGCTCGAGGGCGTGCTTTTATTTTCCGGGTTTTTTAAAAAAAAGATATCCGATCCTTTGATACTCAGGAGCCCCCCGATAAGGGACCCGACGGCGCCAGCGCCGATTATTTTTATTTCCATACGTTGTCAATTCCTTAAACCGAAAGCCGTATACCTCACGAAAGTCCGACAATCCCGAACGTCCGGTCATCGTATGCATAGTTATACAAAAAAAGAGTACTGCGAATCAACCCCCGAAAATAAAAAAGCCCCATACACGGCATAATCCATTCTCTTGACAGCCTTTGATTTACATGGTACGGTTTGCCGATCCGAAGATCATGTATAGTTACATCAAATAAAAAAAATCCGATATTCAGGTTATCATGATAAGACCGGCCGGAGGTGATCTTAGGGTTCAACAGGAAACGTCGCGAATACAAGCTTTCGGAAGAACAGGGAGGGCAAGGAGAGACAATGGTTGTATTAAAATTCGGCGGCACATCGGTAAGAGATGCGGAATGGATCGACAAAGCCATCGCCATAACCGGGAAGGAACTCGGCCGGGCGCCGGTTCTGGTCGCCTCCGCAATGGGAAAGACAACGGACAGGCTGCAGGAGATTGCACATCTCGCGGGCGGCGGCGAACGGGAAAAAGCGGTTGAAATACTAAAAACAATAAAGGCCTCCCATCTCGAAGTCGCGCGGAAGTTCATCACCGGCGGGAATCTGAGTGAGTGTACCGAATCACTCGAGCACCTTTTCAAGGAACTCGGTTCCCTCATCAAGGGGATATCCCTTCTCCGCGACTGGACGCCCAGAAGCAATGACGCGATTCTGGCATTCGGAGAACTCTTTTCGACAATCATTATCGCCCATCGCGCCGGGGAACTCGGGATCGAAACCTTTTTCATCGATTCCAGGGAGATTATCAAAACAGACAGCACATTTTCCAATGCGCAACCCATCAAGGAACTGACCAATTCGCTCATCAGGGACAGGATCAAACCCTCGTCCGGGAAACTTTATATCGCACAGGGCTTTATCGCATCGACCAAAAGCGGCATTACGACCACTCTCGGACGGGGCGGTTCCGATTACACGGCGGCGATCATCGGCGCGGCGCTCGGTGCCGAAGAGATCCAGATCTGGACGGATGTCAACGGTATCATGACCTCCGATCCCCGTATCGTCGGAAAAGCGACGACAATCCCCCGTATTTCCTACAAAGAAGCGGCCGAA
The DNA window shown above is from Spirochaetales bacterium and carries:
- a CDS encoding aspartate kinase; translated protein: MVVLKFGGTSVRDAEWIDKAIAITGKELGRAPVLVASAMGKTTDRLQEIAHLAGGGEREKAVEILKTIKASHLEVARKFITGGNLSECTESLEHLFKELGSLIKGISLLRDWTPRSNDAILAFGELFSTIIIAHRAGELGIETFFIDSREIIKTDSTFSNAQPIKELTNSLIRDRIKPSSGKLYIAQGFIASTKSGITTTLGRGGSDYTAAIIGAALGAEEIQIWTDVNGIMTSDPRIVGKATTIPRISYKEAAELAYFGAKVIHPSTIQPATSLGIPVTVRNTGNPGGESTWIVAEVPSEGPKALACKKGITVINITSYRMLLAYGFLRRIFEIFEKYKTSVDLVATSEVSVSLTIDNTGHIDEITRELENIGNITIEGDKSIVCLVGLGLWKNPQIISRVFSSLTEIPVRMISLGSSDTNLSFVVPDKEVDNALKGLHRIFFE